AGGTTGACAATAGGGTTTGCTAGAGCACTGGGCTGCTGGGTTGCAAATGGTTGCTGGATTGCCACAATGGCTGAGACATCTTGGCAGAGAAATGGTCGTTGGTTGCTGCTAGCAAAGCGGTCCTTATGATGATCACGACGTTGCACCTTCATTtgtctcttcatctccctctctttccttcccactctcgttcttctctctcttctccttttctttctaCTCAGGATGGTGGCAGGCAAGGCGGAGCCAGCCATGCCAGGGAGGCTCTATGTCCATCCAGACTCCCCGGCAACAGGAGCCCACTGGATGAGGCAGATGGTGTCCTTCCAGAAGCTAAAGCTCACCAACAACCACCTGGACCCCTTTGGGCATGTGAGTGACTCTCAGTCTACAAACTAATGTCAACGTTTATAATCTTTAAGCTCAATTAACTgtaaaggggtagagagagagagagagcgagagagagatgattagCTGGGCGGCAGGTAACTAAACCTCAAGCTGActaggtaaacatctgtcgttctgaccatgagcatggcagttaacccactgttccctgggcgccgATGACgaggatgttgattaaggcagccccctgcacctctctgattcagaggggttgggttaaatgcagaagaagCATGcagttatacaactgactaggtatccctctttccctttacTGATGCCTCACAATGTAGGTGAATTCACATCCCAGGAAGGCACTGGGTCATTTCACACAATAGAGCTTATCACTTCTCCTGGTCATGTAAAACAAGAGAGGTGATTGGACACAGCTCATTTTCTCAAAACTACACAGTAGATGAGACTTAAATAGACTAGTGTTAAAACAAGAGCTGAAAATATGTGTTTTTTTAACAAGAGACAGAGTCATAAAGCTGTCTTCGTGGaatgagtgggagagaggagagagggggaaggactcGAGGAAGGATGGCcagagaggaaaaggaagagagcaggagagagggtgaaagatgGACTGAAGTGGAGGGAGTggcggtgagagaagagagggagagagagaaagcatacGAGAGAAAGTGAGCATCTTGCCACAGAGGGAGTGAGAAGTGTGACGGCAGCAGCAGTGCTGCCCAGAGGAACTCTGAGCAGGCTTGTCCAAAGCCATCCCGTCAGAAGGCGAGCTCATTAGGTTCATAACCCCTGGGATCAGTGGCGGGGCTCGCTGTCAGGTTGAATCCACCGCCTGGATAGTGATAAGGGTGAGTAatgaggacaaagagagagagaggggccaggtCTTACTAAGCCCTGCTGATAGAACAGTCCACGCCAGCAGGGGAGCCAGagagcctctccctccctctggcctgCATAGCACTGGATCCACCACCCACCTGACCCActaaaccaggggtgtcaaacatatggCATACGGCCCATGGGGGTAGGGGGAATAAAATCCAGCTTGCTAATAATCACTgaaatgaaagctagacagtcagggagcacAGAAAATTCTAAAAACGATGGATAGAGGACTATTCTTTTCATATTTTGACTCCTAGGAAATATAAGCAATTTTCAATGTGGCCCTCCGGACCTCATTGAAGACCGAGAggcaaaatgagtttgacacccctgctataAACTGACCCACAGTTGAAATAAAACAGCTTGTGAATCAGCTAATGACAGTCAATAATAGACTATGTTGTTTGTGCATTTGAGAGTGTGTCTTTTCAAGAGTGTTTGTTTATGTAATGTGAGTATGCGGTCTGCATGACTGTGTGTGCAAGTATGTGGGTCAGCATGGTTGCTCGTCCACAGTTCAGAGCAGGATGGCCATCAGCTTGATTCAACCCAGGGGTATCTCAGATCTATGAcaacccttccccttcctcaccaTCCCCCACAAACTCTGCCCTTCCCCTCCCTTCGCTGCTGACCTGTCAGCATCAGCAGTAAAAACACTATCACTGATCTGGGATCTGGGCTCCCACTGACCCCTGCTACTGTTGACCAAGAGATGGTCCAAGGAATCACTCCTGAAATGCTGTCACTGAGTGTCTCGGTTTAAAAACCAGTTAGCAGACATTTTTACCCAAAAGATGAAAGAGAGAATGCACGATTTGGTTCTGGATTGATCCAAGGAGGGCTTGTCCTGATCAATGCAAccagacagcacagagagagtcagactccTTTCAGCACTGCCTCCAGACAGACCCCGGCCAGACTAGCAGACTAGACAAAGGTCGTGACCATAGTCTCCAGTCAACCAACCACGAGCTTATTTCTATCAGTTCCGTCACTACAGAGTCTGTAGTCAGCCAATGAACCAATTGATTATCTCTGTCTGAACCTTGCCTCAACAAAAGGGGGGAAGGGGCATGTGAGCATTGGGCTGTTCAGGGTGCAACTATGACCCCAGCTGCCTGTGCCCTgataccacaggaggctgctgaggggaggatggctcataataatggctggaatggagtgaatggtatcaaacacatggaaaccgtACATTTGATGTATTCGATAACATTCCATTttttccgttccagccattactatgagcctgtcctcccaaaTGAGTCTTAAACTCTTTCTGTGATAGCCTCCTGGAGGGGCTGGCCTCTTAAGTCAGGGCTCTGGTACCAGCGGGCTGTGAGTCTAGAAGGTAGGAGAGGTGGGAGAGCTTGATGCTCATCGGTCCTGACAGAGCTACGCTGGAGATGACCCTGCTCCGGTCCTGCTGACGCTCCAGTGAGCATGTTCCTAGGCTACTGGGCTACTCTGAGCAGACTGGTGCCGATGTGCTGACCTAGCCCCCCCCAACCCAAACATTGAGCACGCTCCACACGTGCTGATTAATGCACTATACAGTTGCAACTCAAGTGTGACAAAGGGGTGCCCACTTTTCAGTATCAACACATTGAACTACAGTACATTGACAAATGTCCACATTGTATGCACACTAACGCCGACTCCAGGAGCATTAAAATAGGTCTACTTCCAAAAAAGGCTAGCCATGGAAAACTTGAGCATCGTAAGCACCCCATTCACACTATGAGTCTATTCAAGTCAATACAATTACATCACTTGGCATTTAGCATCTAGGGCAGGGACAACCATTCATTTAAAGGGGGAAAAACGAACCTCTTAAACAAACATCTTAAAAAGTCTCAAGACTGTGGTGGTGGCCGGTCATTCACTGGTGCCTCTAAGAGGACTGTGTGCTGTGATCGACTTCGTTCGTCTGACCTTGTACTGGTTTTTCTTTTCTTCTACATTTCCTTCCTTCCCACTGATAGATCATCCTGAACTCGATGCACAAGTACCAGCCTCGGCTCCACATTGTCAAGGCCGACGAGAACAACGCCTTTGGGTCTAAGAACACAGCCTACTGCACTCACGTGTTTCACGAGACAGCCTTCATCTCCGTCACCTCCTACCAGAACCATAAGGTACAGTATGTGTGCCACCCATGTAGTTGTCCACCTGCTGTCTGATGTTCGACGTCTTCTGCACATAGTCACGTTTCTAATGTCAGTAATACGAGAGCATGTCTTCAAAACACTATCTGCAGGAGAAAGGTTCCAAATCCAAAATGGACAGTTATAGATCAAGTCAAGTTTTCATAGTCAAGTTTTGAATGAACCTAGCTGCACATTTCATGATGAGTCAGTGCAGTGACAAGATATGTTGCTGTCTTCCCAGATAACTCAGCTAAAGATCGAGAACAATCCATTTGCCAAGGGTTTCCGTGGCAGCGACGAAGGGGATCTGCGTGTCTCCAGACTCCAGGGGTACGTTCTGTTATGTTTATGGGAATGTGCCACTCAATAAAAGTATATGGAATATTTACTTTATCATGGAAACAATTCTTCTTTTGACACAGTACATCATTCATTGGAACCATTTTTTCCTTTTGGAACTTGTTCCATTTCTTCCTTTAGCAGATTTTTTCCCCACCTGTGAATGGATTAACTGTGCTTGCTTCCTTTaatacatcattctctctctgcaaAGTACAATCTATTAACGcaagtgttggggagtagtgaactacatttagtaatttaattacattttgcagtagcttggtggtaattgaactaaattcaaatcttggtagtgttttcagtagttgctatgtagtggtgtagctaactagctaactagcaaaAATAACAGATGGTGTTGGCAAGAATATACCTTCTTTTTTACATCATACCTGCCCAATTCTCACTTGAAACACTTTTTTTGTGTGCATAATCACTTTTTGTGTTTAAACTACACATTttgttaacatctgactccagagtgatctgttcttgcaatttgtaggctatgacatttcagatttataTATGATAATTTTTCACtaagtagtttggatgtagtgaactactttttcaaagtaacttaTTAAGCAAACTATATTTTTCTTAGGGGTAGCTTTGgtgtagcttaacttcttccagtgtgaagcaattggtagcttggtaaactatattttcagactAGCTTCCCCAACACGGTAACTCTAATCCTTCCATTCTTGTTTCTCCTTCCTGTCCATAGAAAAGACTACCCAGTGATTTCTAAGAACATGGTTCGCCAGAGGCTCCTATCCTCACACGGTCACCTGACGGGGAAGCTGGGAGCTGGGGTACACCTGTCGGGGCACCCCCAGGTCCTGTCCCACTACCAGTATGAGGGTGGGGTGCCTCTGGGGAACTCAGACCACCAGGAACACATCTCCAATTCCTTCCCTCCCAGCCGAGAGCCCAGCCTGCTCTACCACTGCTTTAAACACAGAGGTGGGTTAGCTAAAGACCTACCTGAAAATCTCCACACCTGTCAAATCAGAGAAAGTGGGCAGAACTCATTAATCTTTCAGAAAACTTTCTCGTCTTGCAATACATGTTTTGGTGCTACACATCAATATCACACAGTATAGATGGATTGGTACACAGTTCTGAACAGTATGAAGAAGCATCATAGGACAGCAGGGTGATACATACGAGTTTTTGCATTCAGTTATGATGATTCAATCTTCATTTCTTTACAGATAACACCAGGCACTTGGAACTGGGTTGTAAACGGCCGTATCTGGACACGGCTCCTCCACCAGTCTCAGAGGAACACTACTTCCGTTCTCCTCCCTCCTATGAGCCTCCACTGTTGTCCCACCCCTACTGCGGTGAGGCCATAAGCTCCAGGGAGGCCTGTatgtatggagggatggaaggagagaacgGCCACGGGGCTGTGGGTGCTGACGACCTGGTTCCCCCCTCTCTGAACTGCAACGTATGGGCGTCGGTGCAGCCTTACCCCCGGTACAGTGTGCAGACAGTGGAGGCCGTCCCCTACCAGCCCTTCACTGCTCACTTCACCAGTACTGCCACCGCCACCTCCGTGGTGCCCCACCACGCCCCTTCCGGTCCCTCACGCCCCCAGCCCGACATAGGAGTCTACAGTCCAGCCACGGCACAGCGAGGCCTGGCCGTCATCCCTTCGTCATCCTCCGCCTCGTCTTCTTCTCCACCGGTTCCTGGTTCCAGGGATAGTAGGCCGCtggtctatcctcctctgtaccACAGGAAGCCTGGGCCTGGgtctcctctcctgcctcacaGGGAGTTCTCGACCTTCCCAACACAGAGCGCCCCCCCATCTATCCGGGACCCGTCCTACCAGTACCAGATGGGGCAGAGCAGTGTAGGGGCCCACTGGAATGATAGCTAGGGCTATGGGGTGCTGTGTGGCTCCTGAGGCAGCAGCGATGTCCACCCACCCGGTCGGTCCAGAATCAACCAGACTCCccctagccagccagccaacttTGAACTGCCTGTGAGGCATCTGAAGTGAGATTATGTTGAAATACAGCCATGATAACCTTGCCAAGTTGCAAGGAAGCTATAGTAGTTTAGCATGAGGAGAAGCAAATCAGAGTGGCCAAACTCCAATAGAAGCCTCCATCTGCCCAAAAGCTCTGCACCTTCAGATCCATGGAGGAGCATCAGGACTGTGATGATGATGAGTATTCCAGAGGAAGAACCCCTCCTATAGCGTGCCATATAATGGCTTTAAAAAATGATCAATGTCAAACAGTGTTAAAAGGAGATGAGTTCAGCAAAGAGAAGATTATCCATTATGCCTTTGATGTTTTTGAAGTAGTGTGTTTAGGATTAAGATGGACACGTATGTACCCGTAATGAATTGATTAACGTTTCTAAGAAAAACATTTAAATGCAAAACTTTATCATATCATATACGACGGAGTGGGACATGGATGTGTATGTGCAAAGAGATTGAAGTAACAGTCCAAATGTTTTGTTGAGACCTTGAGTAAAGCCTTCATTTAATTTGCCTTCTCTGCTTGTGTTGAGAAACTTTGCCAGTTAGAAATCTGTTGAACTTTTAAACATGGGCTGCAGGTGAACTACACAACAAGCCCACCCATGCAGTCCATTTGAGCAGAGCTTAAGTGTTTGTAGGTCTAGATCTCACCTTCAGCCATAAGCCTCTGCTAGCCATGTTTTAAGCTAGCGTGACACCACTTAGCATGAAGCCAAACATCCGCTAGGCTAACGGCCCTTAGTTACAAACCCGAGGTCCGTTCCAAAGCAGCGTTCCCGCCTGTTGAAGTGGGACGTCGGATAAGGTCCCTGGCCAACCAGATGGGAGCTTAAGGAATCGCTGTTAAGTCAACGCTAGTGCAGAACACAGAGCTCCGCACAAATCCCAGCCCCAAATGACTGAGTTGGAAAAATCCTTACAAGACTGCAAATGTAAAACAGCCCGAGCGGGGCGGGCGAGGAGCCACATTGTGAAGTCAAGCTGAGCTGAACTGAAGCAGGGACGACCGTGTAACATTCGGCAAGGCCTGGCCTGTCTGACCTTGACAAGTAGGAATGGGTAATAATAGAACAATATGGTGGTCTATTACCTGGCACACTCACGTTATCCCTTCATTTCTTTTGATATTTGATATAACTTCTTTTTTTTGCACACCTGATTAAATAAATATTTGTATGCCTCCCATTGTTGCTTAGCGTTATGTTTACTCCAAAAAGTTGAAGAGGTCAGATAGAGTTGAAAAGGTCAACAGAGTAGCTTTGTGGATGTATTATTTTGGTAATAACAATGGTAATGGATTCAGTCTGAAATGAATTTATGTCTATCCTCCACTAGCACTTACCTGTCATTGGTGATCTAAGACACATAAGCTCACATCAATCATTacgggcggcaggtagtctagcaggttagagcgttggacccacagaaatataaattatatttctatttcccttgagcaaggctccAGGGTCGCCGATTATAATGGCAGACCCCGGCCATGACCCCGATCTCTCAaagggtgtctcagggagaggTTGGATATGCAAAAatcacatttccaattcacacctGCGTATTAATACACTcttgtgtgaaataggacaaaatataagcacccaccaaattatcATTATTAAACACCAATCAAGCTATCAAAGACattaaacataaacaacaactacaCCCACCTAAATGACATCATACCATGAACATTGACTGGGTTAGTTATCTTTCAAATGAAATCATTTGTGTCTGTCATATGTCAGCGAGTGTGTCAGGGCAgcgtggctgtacagtaacaaaTGCAGGTCAGGAGGTCAGATCTCCCAGGGCATACATACATACGGGTCCTGTAGCCCTCTGCTTTCTCTCACATCACAGCAATCATTAGGTTCCTGAGTTATAGTGATGGTTCTGCCCTGGTTCATGTCagcacctcctctctgtctctatacctcattcgctctctatttcctctctctctctcattatctctctccctcgttctctttctctctatctcggAGGAGAACTTCCCACTCCAACTAATCAATGGCAAGAGATGTAGGGACCTCAGACAGGATGAAATGTCTACCATGTCAAACGGTGGGCGAGAACTTGGTGCACGGAACCTTTCTTTGCCTGATAAGAGGGGTACTGATATTTTCAACAGAGTTCCTGTTAGTATCTTGAACATGAATAACATTTGTACAATGCATGTATTTTCCCATATACTGTATGAGCAACTTAGGTTATGTATACACCTTTACTGGTGTGACAAATACCCCACAATACATACACCAAAGATACGAGAAATAGAGATCATTTCCTCTCTGAAATGGATGTAGAAATGATTGGATGTGGGGCCTTGCAGTGTGTCTATACAAGAGAACCTAACTATTGTGGGTACAAATCATCATTTTACCATAATAAATATTTACAGttatatacaaaataaaatatCTGGTCAAATTCATTAAGAGACATATTTATTACATAGAGCTTCATACAAATCACAAGTATGACAATAATGAGATACCGGAAATTAGTAATAAACCATGTATATTGTAATATACACAAATGTGTTATTCTCACGTGTGCACACCAGGAGGAAGTATGGTtagaatgtgtatgtgtggtggaTATGGTGGTTGTGAGGTTGTATATTTAGACTGGCCTCCATGTTTCTTTGGAGGATGTTCAACTGAGTGCAGGTGGTTCTACTGGGCTGGGCTGTAGGTCTGGAGGAGTGAGCAGAATCGGACCGCAGCTGAGGCCAACCAGATCTAAGAGCAGGAAGGAAACAcaacagagaaaaagagggaatATTGGACCATTCAGTCAAGAGTCATTTGACTACAAAATAATCTCTATTGATTTGATTATCCTATGATGGATGAGAGGCCAAGGATGGCTAACAGAAACAATGCTATGATGGATGAGAGGCCAAGGATGGCTAACAGAAACAATGCTATGAGGGATGAGAGGCCAAGGATGGCTAACAGAAACAATGCTATGATGGATGAGAGGCCAAGGATGGCTAACAGAAACAATGCTATGATGGATGAGAGGCCAAGGATGGCTAACAGAAACAATGCTATGAGGGATGAGAGGCCAAGGATGGCTAACAGAAACAATGCTATGATGGATGAGAGGCCAAGGATG
This DNA window, taken from Oncorhynchus gorbuscha isolate QuinsamMale2020 ecotype Even-year linkage group LG13, OgorEven_v1.0, whole genome shotgun sequence, encodes the following:
- the LOC123993944 gene encoding T-box transcription factor TBX4-like; protein product: MLQEKASAVTDDSVTGVQPGGPSDLSPDSTHLGLPTTPSISQGNEPDQNIENIKVLLHERELWKKFHEAGTEMIITKAGRRMFPSYKVKVTGMNPKTKYILLTDIVPADDHRYKFCDNKWMVAGKAEPAMPGRLYVHPDSPATGAHWMRQMVSFQKLKLTNNHLDPFGHIILNSMHKYQPRLHIVKADENNAFGSKNTAYCTHVFHETAFISVTSYQNHKITQLKIENNPFAKGFRGSDEGDLRVSRLQGKDYPVISKNMVRQRLLSSHGHLTGKLGAGVHLSGHPQVLSHYQYEGGVPLGNSDHQEHISNSFPPSREPSLLYHCFKHRDNTRHLELGCKRPYLDTAPPPVSEEHYFRSPPSYEPPLLSHPYCGEAISSREACMYGGMEGENGHGAVGADDLVPPSLNCNVWASVQPYPRYSVQTVEAVPYQPFTAHFTSTATATSVVPHHAPSGPSRPQPDIGVYSPATAQRGLAVIPSSSSASSSSPPVPGSRDSRPLVYPPLYHRKPGPGSPLLPHREFSTFPTQSAPPSIRDPSYQYQMGQSSVGAHWNDS